The DNA segment CATGCTGCGGGAAGTTGTGGAAACTGTCGGACGTAGAGCTATAAATTCTACGTACTCACCAGATATGGAGAAACACTTTTTATTCGGAACTGATGATACGTTACAACCCCACATCACTTCTTATAAAGTGAAAGCATAGGGAGAAAAATCCTGTGATCGTGATTCGATCACAGGATTAATTTCTCTGATAATAAGATTTTAGCTTATATTTGACTTAGAGGTGCTCTTATGGGCATCAAATACTAACGGTTGAATTCAATCAAATTCCCATCTGGGTCGCTAACAAATACTTGATGCCAATCTGTTTGGTTAGTGGGTTTATTTAAAATTTCTACTTTATACTCCCTCATTCTTTCAATGAATTTTTCAATATTCCACACGCGAATAGCAAAATGTCCATCTCGGGAGTCGATGGTTCTCGTTCCCCTTAAAGTTTTTCCTTCATTATGTACAATTAAATGAATTTGTGTCGAGCCAACTTGATACCATACCCCAGGAAAATCAAAATCAGGACGGAGTTCACTTTCTTGAAAACCAAGTATCTTCCCGTAAAAATGCTTAGACTTTTCGATATCTTTAACGAGTAGAGACACATGGTGAATGCCTTCGTACATTAAATCAACTCCTTTAATAATGTTTTCAATACCCTATTATACATCTTAACATTTTCTTTCTTGCTCCTGGGAGATGCTGCAGGTTTGATAATGGATGAATGGAAAATGCATTTCTAAAAGGGCAATATAAGGGTATTCATGCTTATGAACACTTTATAGAGAAGTTGAAAGATATCAAAAATGAGTTTCAAAACATCCAGAAAGACCATAAGCAACATGCGTCAATTGTTGAAGAAAGAGTCCAAAATTTTGGGGGCGTGCCAGTAGATGATGAAGGTGTCGTTGGCTCTGTTCAAAATTTCATTAGTCAATGGACAATTCCTGACACAACGGAAGGAATTGTTGAGACCACGTTAAAGGGAGAAGATTACTATGGGATTGAAATTTCAGAAGAGATTGTTAAAGGGGATTTAGATCTAGAGAGTCATCAATTAATTAAAGAGATTTTGGATAAAGACAGACAGCACGTAGAAATGTTGAATTCGTATATTTATTAGGGAAACAAAACATTTTTTTAAAAATGGTATTTCGGGACATCCTCGTTTTAACAAAATAGAACGTTAAAAAAGTTGCTCCTTTAGTACCGTCTGTCACTTCTCCTATTCGACATCCACTTGTGCGACTATATGGTGAATCACATGAGCAATACTATTGACTGGAATTGAATCACTTAATCCAATGATAGTACGAGTACCCCATGTTAAAAAGTAGTTGAAGATTTACTCATAAAAATTCGTCTCATTTCTAGTTACTTGTTGATTTTTGTCGCTCGCAATTAAAAGAATGAGGCGAATTTTTTCTAGGACAAAGAAAAGGGCTGCCCCCAACAGTCTATTGAGACTTTTTGGACAACCCCGATTTCGTTAATAAAGAGGTTGTTGGTTCTGACAAGGTGGAAACCCATTAATATCCTGGATCATGAAAGCATCATATTGCTTTAAGGCGAACTGTGCTTGATACAAGTATTCAATTACAAGAATTTTGTTACCTGATATACCGCACAAAACACCTGATGTACCTTGCCCATTTGTTAATGAAATTCCTACAGGTTGACCTATTAAATATCTAACTTTTTGTTGCCAAGGCACTGCCATCACTCCTTCCAATATAATCATATTACATTAGAAGTAATGGGTGCCTGTATAGTTTAGCGTGTTGGAAACTTAAATTTTAAACGCATCCCCTAAGAGTTATTATTTTCAGTATAAAAATCTCCATTCCCTGTTTCCAGTTTTCAGGCTAACATCATCTTTCTCACTAACTGTAACAATCTAATAACTCTTTGTGACATCTCACGTTTGCTGTAGCTCCTAGTTTTGGCCAGCAGCACGATTAAACAAACCATCCATTTCCTCTCCCCCTCAATAACCGAACATTCGTTCTATTATATCAAAGCAGGTTTGTATGTATACATGAAATTTTTACAAAATAAAAAGCCCCACACCAATTTAATGATGTAAGGCTACACTACCTTATACCTGTATTTTATTAAAGTCGTCTCTAATTTCTCTATATCTTTTGTTTTGTATATGTAGTGTAAAAAGATATATTACCATAATTATCTCGATTTCTAAACTTTTTTGATTTTTACATTATAATACGAACGGGCAGGATTGTTGAAGACTCGATTTCTAGATATTTGGCACATTATTAAGAGGTGGTTACCTGTTTTATACTAATTATGGTAGAACATTGAACACTTAAAGATAAAGTAATTGAACTAAAAAAACAGAGATATAAGACTGAGCCAGCGTTCTGTGAATTATTAGGTATTTCTGGAGATCATTATGAAGACCTGGTTCAATATGGAATTGAGGAAGGGATTATAACAACGTATTGCTCAGATTTTTATAGGCTGCGTACGAACTTAAAGTGAAATATATCTTGATTTCAAGTCTTTAAGAAAAAGGACGATTGCCGCACAAGGTTATTGCCCTTTTTCTATTATAAAACAAAATTTATAAGGCATCTGCTTCGCTATATAAATCTTACTGTTGAATGTGAAATGATTCTCTGAGATATCCTGCCTTACTGGTACATCCAACCGTTAATAAGGTATTGAGCTGCAGTTGTTACTCGTTCTATACTTTCTTCTTGTGTTAGTTTTATTTTAGCAAAGCTACCTTGGTAATACATATGGGCAAACCCTTGGCTAATAGCGAGATGTGCTTCCATTAACTCGACAATCTCGCTCCACGTTGCATACGGTTTAGCTTCCTGAACTACCAACATAAGGAAATTGATCATTTCACGGCTACGTTCATAAAGTTTTGCAGAATGAACACCCTTTACTACAGCAAACAATTCAAAACCGACATTGTATTCAATCGCATACTGTACATATGCGCCGGCAGTCGAAGCCAGCCGATCAGTTGGGTTCTTTCCTGCTGCATTTACCGCAATTCGCATCCTTGATGTGAGCTCTGTTAGGTAAACGACTGCGGTTGCCACAAGTATACTTTCTCGGTCTGTAAAATGACGATAAGGGGCTCCAGAAGATACCCCTGCTTGTTTGGCTACCTTGGCAACTGAAAAACCTTCCAGTCCGACTTCTGCAATCAATTCAAGGGATGTACTGATAAGTGTTTTTCTCAGGTTACCGTGATGGTACTTCGGTCTATTGGTTGACATGTTTTCACTTCCTTGATATTTCTTAAATCTATTATAATATAATGTAATAGATATCTTACATTAAAAACTCATAAAAGGGATCCCTATATATGACTATTACCCTCATCACAGGCGGAAATAAGGGGCTTGGCTACGAACGGCCCGCCGGCTTACTGAACTCGGTCACAAGATCTACATTGGTGCGCGCAATGTAGATCGCGGTCAAAAAGCAGCCGATGAACTCGGTGCTCAGTTCGTGCTTCTAGATGTGACAAAAGATAATTCTTTCAGCGAGGCTACAGCTGAAATCTTAAAAAACGAAGGTCGTCTTGATGTTCTTATCAACAATGCGGGGATTACAGGTGCTTTTTTAGCCTGAAGATGTTACATCAGACGTAATGCGACAGATTTATGAAACAAACGTGTTTGGTACTGTCCGTGTGACAAATGCTTTTCTACCCTTGCTTAGAAAATCAGATGCACCTACTATCGTCAACGTTTCCAGTGGGTTAGGATCATTGGGAATGGTGACAAATCCTGATACTTTGGAGTCAAAGGTAAATGCTCTTGCCTACACTTCCTCAAAATTTGCTGTTACCATGCTCACTGTGCAATACGCGAAAGGATTGCCTGATATTCGTATCAATGCTGCAGATCCGGGAGCCACAGCTACCGATCTCAATGGACATGCCGGACACCAAACAGTACAAGAAGGAACGGATGCAATTGTAAACCTTGCTACCATTGGGAAGGAAGGACGGACCGACAGGCACATTCATTGATCGCACATCTAGCGACATTAAAGCAGAACTGACTGAACTTAACAAGCATGTTATATAGTCCTAAAACCTGCAAGAATGCAAATCGAAACGAGGATAGAATGTATGTTAACCATAAATAAATGTGATTTTGGAGAGGTCTCTCCAGAAAGGAGAACGAAATAAATGAAACTTTTTCTGATGAAAGTGGGCAAGGTGCGCCCACCACAAAAACATTCTAGTGAAGAACTCCCTGTACCTGCCTATTTAATAGAAACCGACTCAAATGAATACATTCTGATAGATACAGGCCTTTCTCAAAGTCTTGTTGGAAAGTATCGTCATACCCCCTATTTGCCTCACATCATGGATGAGCCCGATTATGTTGGGCATCAATTAGCCACTTTGGGGATAACACCACAGGACATTCGCTATGTGATTTGCACCCATTTTGACCCCGATCATGCGGGTAACCTGGCCTCATTTAAAAACTCTGAGATTGTGGTTCAGCGACGTCTATATCATGCTGCCATAAAAGGAGAAGTAGATCGCTTTAGGATGACTGAAGATCAATGGGGCGCCTCTGGAATTCGCTTTCTACTGTTGGATGGCGATACCGAGATTGTACCTGGGGTAACGCTTTTAGAAAGCAGCGGCCATGCTCCTGGTCATCAGTCCGTTCTTATCAATCTTCCACACACGGGCCCTGTATTGCTTGCTATCGATGCTATACCTTCTCAGAATCATACCGATCCTGCAACGCGGCCTATCGAACCATTTGATATCGATGAGTCACTTGTACGGGAAAGCACAAAAAAACTGAGCGGTATCAAGCAGTCTGAACACGTTGCACTAACAATTTATGGACACGACTTTGAACAATGGCAGAACCTACGACTTTCTCCTGATTTTTATGATTGAACGAGCATAATTTTTCACCAGTCCTCAATTTCTTATAGAAAAAGTACTTCAAAAAAGTTTATTGAAAACGGTTTGAATTTGAAATCCATAATGACTATTTAGTATATCAAATTGTGTGAATAACTTTATGACTTGATAATAGAAAAGGTTGTGTTTATAATAATTGACTGAGATTGGAATAAAAAAGTCTGGTCTTCATAAAGGATGAATTTCATGGAAAAGAAAACATTGCAATCAGAAGTAGCGAGCTACATAGGAAAGTTATTCAGGGATAACTTTGGAAAGGGGCCTACATCCGTATATGTCTCTATTGATGGTCCATATATCACGGTGTATCTTCGCGAGTTTTTAGCCCCTATGGAGCGCGTACTGGTTGGTCAGGATCATTATATGAAGGTAGAGGAGACACGAGACTTATTGATGACTGAACTTCTGCCCGAGATAAAAGCCACACTTAAACTTATGACCGGGCTAAAAGTCGACGAAATTTTCTATGACTGGTCTCTATCCGCCCACTCTGGTATGCTATTAGGTGTGCTTGCTAATGAGAATGAAGAAGATGAAGGTCTTCCTAACTACACAACCAAGGAAAAAATACATGAAGAGATTATCCGTGTAAGCGAACAGGCAGAAAAAGCACCGGAACATGTCGATTCATATATGTTGAATTCGCGTACACTCTTGATTGTTCGTGATGGTATTCTTGTCAGAATAGAAAAAGAGTTAATTCGCTCTGGATTTGGAGAGACATTAAAACTGACTAAACGAAAGCTTGAAAAAACACTATTAAGACAGTCCTACTGCGAAAGTATTTTAGATAAACAAGTTATCGATGTCTTTGCGGATTGGGACTTTCACAAAGATAAAAGCTATATACTTTTTATCCTAAAACCAAACTAAATACTAGGTAGAAATGAGCTAGACAAATAGAGCTGGACATAAGCCGAAAAGATATCACATCTTTTCGGCTTTTTTATTTTTTAAAGAAATAGATAGTTTTTGATAGGAGGAGACACAATGCCATTTACAATTATTGCT comes from the Halobacillus shinanisalinarum genome and includes:
- a CDS encoding VOC family protein yields the protein MYEGIHHVSLLVKDIEKSKHFYGKILGFQESELRPDFDFPGVWYQVGSTQIHLIVHNEGKTLRGTRTIDSRDGHFAIRVWNIEKFIERMREYKVEILNKPTNQTDWHQVFVSDPDGNLIEFNR
- a CDS encoding TetR/AcrR family transcriptional regulator — translated: MSTNRPKYHHGNLRKTLISTSLELIAEVGLEGFSVAKVAKQAGVSSGAPYRHFTDRESILVATAVVYLTELTSRMRIAVNAAGKNPTDRLASTAGAYVQYAIEYNVGFELFAVVKGVHSAKLYERSREMINFLMLVVQEAKPYATWSEIVELMEAHLAISQGFAHMYYQGSFAKIKLTQEESIERVTTAAQYLINGWMYQ
- a CDS encoding N-acyl homoserine lactonase family protein, with amino-acid sequence MKLFLMKVGKVRPPQKHSSEELPVPAYLIETDSNEYILIDTGLSQSLVGKYRHTPYLPHIMDEPDYVGHQLATLGITPQDIRYVICTHFDPDHAGNLASFKNSEIVVQRRLYHAAIKGEVDRFRMTEDQWGASGIRFLLLDGDTEIVPGVTLLESSGHAPGHQSVLINLPHTGPVLLAIDAIPSQNHTDPATRPIEPFDIDESLVRESTKKLSGIKQSEHVALTIYGHDFEQWQNLRLSPDFYD
- a CDS encoding ferritin-like domain-containing protein, which translates into the protein MENAFLKGQYKGIHAYEHFIEKLKDIKNEFQNIQKDHKQHASIVEERVQNFGGVPVDDEGVVGSVQNFISQWTIPDTTEGIVETTLKGEDYYGIEISEEIVKGDLDLESHQLIKEILDKDRQHVEMLNSYIY
- a CDS encoding Na-translocating system protein MpsC family protein; amino-acid sequence: MEKKTLQSEVASYIGKLFRDNFGKGPTSVYVSIDGPYITVYLREFLAPMERVLVGQDHYMKVEETRDLLMTELLPEIKATLKLMTGLKVDEIFYDWSLSAHSGMLLGVLANENEEDEGLPNYTTKEKIHEEIIRVSEQAEKAPEHVDSYMLNSRTLLIVRDGILVRIEKELIRSGFGETLKLTKRKLEKTLLRQSYCESILDKQVIDVFADWDFHKDKSYILFILKPN